One Mycolicibacterium pulveris genomic region harbors:
- a CDS encoding DUF4193 domain-containing protein, producing the protein MSTDYDAPRVKDTDDVTDESVQEIAARRRQVDVAVLDVDDGDPVDSIDLPGADLSGEELTVRVLPKQSDEFTCSSCFLVQHRSRLALKTGGQTICADCV; encoded by the coding sequence ATGTCCACGGATTACGACGCACCTCGCGTCAAGGACACCGACGACGTCACCGATGAGTCGGTTCAGGAGATCGCCGCGCGGCGGCGCCAGGTCGACGTCGCAGTGCTGGATGTCGACGACGGCGATCCCGTCGATTCGATCGACCTGCCCGGCGCCGACCTTTCGGGTGAGGAGCTGACCGTCCGGGTGCTGCCGAAGCAGTCCGACGAGTTCACCTGCTCGAGCTGCTTCCTGGTGCAGCACCGAAGCCGGCTGGCGCTGAAGACCGGCGGTCAGACCATCTGCGCGGACTGCGTCTAG
- a CDS encoding winged helix-turn-helix domain-containing protein gives MATRLTAAQARRIAVAAQGFAEPRPQGPVSRAHLRRLISRIQVLQLDSVSVSVRAHYAPVFSRLGPYDRDALDRAAWSHTTRSPRLLVEYWAHEAALMAVEDWPLLRWRMREYTHGRWGTHIVKNNLRLAEKILAAVEELGPSTAGQIEAHLGAEQRGRKGPWWDRSDTKWVTEALFASGRLTTATRVGFARHYDLTERVLPAEVVAREVADDDAVRQLALRAAGALGVATEADIRDYFRLSPRQSKPAVAELVAEGELEAVEVKGWQAPAYLRTGQKVPRRDRGTALLCPFDPLIFFRPRVERLFDGFRFRIEIYTPAAKRQYGYYVWPFLLDGMLVGRVDLKADRASDALHVVGAFAEPGEQPSRVAGPLAGELRTMAAWLGLSEVTVGTRGELAAPLAAVLR, from the coding sequence GTGGCGACCAGACTCACGGCTGCCCAGGCGCGCCGCATCGCCGTCGCGGCGCAGGGCTTCGCCGAGCCCCGACCGCAAGGCCCGGTCAGCCGCGCCCACCTGCGCCGGCTGATCTCGCGCATCCAGGTGCTGCAGCTGGATTCGGTGTCGGTGTCGGTGCGGGCCCACTACGCGCCGGTGTTCAGCCGGCTCGGGCCGTATGACCGCGACGCGCTGGATCGGGCCGCATGGAGCCACACCACCCGCTCGCCGCGGCTGCTGGTCGAGTACTGGGCGCACGAGGCCGCGCTGATGGCCGTCGAGGACTGGCCATTGCTGCGCTGGCGGATGCGCGAGTACACCCACGGCCGGTGGGGGACCCACATCGTCAAGAACAACCTGCGGCTGGCGGAGAAAATCCTCGCGGCCGTCGAGGAGCTCGGGCCGTCGACGGCCGGGCAGATCGAGGCGCACCTGGGGGCCGAACAGCGCGGCCGCAAGGGGCCCTGGTGGGACCGCAGCGACACCAAATGGGTGACCGAGGCGCTGTTCGCCTCGGGGCGGTTGACGACGGCCACCCGGGTGGGCTTCGCGCGGCACTACGACCTCACCGAACGGGTGCTGCCCGCGGAGGTCGTCGCCCGGGAAGTGGCCGACGACGACGCGGTGCGGCAGCTGGCGTTGCGCGCGGCCGGCGCGCTGGGGGTGGCCACCGAGGCCGACATCCGCGACTACTTCCGGCTCTCGCCGCGGCAGTCCAAACCGGCGGTCGCCGAGCTGGTGGCCGAGGGCGAGCTGGAGGCCGTCGAGGTGAAGGGGTGGCAGGCGCCCGCGTATCTACGGACCGGCCAGAAGGTGCCGCGGCGAGACCGGGGCACCGCGCTGCTGTGCCCGTTCGACCCGTTGATCTTCTTCCGGCCGCGGGTCGAGCGGCTGTTCGACGGATTTCGGTTTCGCATCGAGATCTATACGCCGGCGGCCAAGCGCCAGTACGGGTACTACGTGTGGCCGTTTCTGCTCGACGGCATGCTGGTCGGGCGCGTCGACCTGAAGGCCGACCGGGCCAGCGACGCGCTGCACGTCGTCGGCGCCTTCGCCGAGCCGGGAGAGCAGCCGTCGCGGGTGGCCGGGCCGCTGGCAGGTGAGCTGCGCACGATGGCGGCGTGGCTGGGCCTGTCTGAGGTCACCGTGGGGACCAGGGGCGAGCTGGCCGCGCCGCTCGCGGCGGTCCTGCGCTGA
- a CDS encoding dihydrofolate reductase, producing MRWVGLIWAQSTSGVIGRDGGIPWRLPEDQARFKELTMGHTVVMGRLTWESLPAKVRPLPGRRNVVLTRRADYAADGADVVANLDDALTDETTWVIGGAEVYAAALPVATRCEVTEVEIDLPRRDGDAVAPVLDEGWVGAAGEWQTSRSGLRYRFYTYERA from the coding sequence ATGAGGTGGGTCGGGCTGATCTGGGCCCAATCGACCTCCGGGGTCATCGGCCGCGACGGCGGCATTCCGTGGCGGCTGCCCGAGGATCAGGCCAGGTTCAAAGAGCTGACCATGGGACACACCGTGGTGATGGGCCGGTTGACCTGGGAGTCGCTGCCGGCCAAGGTGCGTCCGCTGCCGGGCCGGCGCAACGTCGTGCTCACCCGTCGCGCCGACTATGCGGCCGACGGCGCCGATGTGGTCGCGAACCTCGACGACGCGCTCACCGACGAGACCACTTGGGTGATCGGTGGGGCGGAGGTCTACGCGGCCGCATTGCCGGTGGCCACGCGCTGTGAGGTCACCGAGGTGGAGATCGACCTGCCACGTCGAGACGGCGATGCGGTCGCGCCCGTCCTCGACGAGGGCTGGGTCGGCGCGGCCGGGGAGTGGCAGACCAGCAGGTCGGGGCTGCGCTACCGGTTCTACACCTACGAGCGCGCCTGA
- a CDS encoding thymidylate synthase, with protein MPIATPYEDLLRLVLEHGTPKSDRTGTGTRSVFGHQMRYDLSAGFPLITTKKVHTKSVVYELLWFLRGDSNVRWLQEHGVTIWDEWASETGDLGPVYGVQWRSWPTPSGEHVDQISAALDLLKTDPDSRRIIVSAWNVGQIAQMALPPCHAFFQFYVADGRLSCQLYQRSADLFLGVPFNIASYALLTHMMAAQAGLDVGEFIWTGGDCHIYDNHVEQVRLQLSREPRPYPELVLAPRDSIFDYTYEDIAILNYDPHPAIKAPVAV; from the coding sequence GTGCCGATCGCAACGCCCTACGAGGATCTTCTGCGCCTGGTGCTCGAGCATGGCACGCCGAAATCCGACCGCACCGGCACCGGCACCCGCAGCGTGTTCGGCCATCAGATGCGCTACGACCTGTCCGCCGGCTTTCCGTTGATCACCACCAAGAAGGTGCACACCAAATCGGTCGTCTACGAGCTGCTGTGGTTTCTGCGCGGCGATTCCAACGTCCGGTGGTTACAGGAGCACGGCGTCACCATCTGGGACGAATGGGCAAGTGAGACAGGTGATCTCGGGCCGGTCTACGGCGTGCAATGGCGATCGTGGCCGACCCCGTCGGGCGAGCACGTCGACCAGATCAGCGCCGCGCTGGATCTGCTCAAGACCGACCCCGATTCGCGTCGCATCATCGTCTCGGCGTGGAACGTCGGCCAGATCGCTCAGATGGCACTGCCGCCGTGCCACGCGTTCTTCCAGTTCTACGTCGCCGACGGCAGGCTGAGCTGCCAGCTCTACCAGCGCAGCGCCGACCTGTTCCTCGGCGTGCCGTTCAACATCGCCAGCTACGCGCTGCTGACCCACATGATGGCCGCGCAGGCCGGGCTGGACGTCGGCGAGTTCATCTGGACCGGCGGCGACTGCCACATCTACGACAACCATGTCGAGCAGGTGCGGCTGCAGCTCAGCCGCGAGCCGCGCCCCTATCCGGAACTCGTTCTGGCGCCGCGGGATTCGATCTTCGACTACACCTACGAGGACATCGCGATCCTCAACTACGATCCGCATCCGGCGATCAAGGCGCCCGTGGCTGTATGA
- a CDS encoding dienelactone hydrolase family protein, translating into MPTISTTVTTADGTCPVTLHTPNGSGPWTGVVMYVDAGGVRDLFQDMAARLAGFGHAVLLPDVYYRHGEWEPFDMKTVFNDPKDRARLFRMIGSITPDMMAADAEAFFDFLAARPEVKGDAFGVCGYCMGGRTSIIVAGRVPDRVAAAGSFHASGLVTDEPTSPHLLADRIKATVYVAGAANDQGFTPRHAEILDQALTDANVTHTVEFYPAGHGFAVPDNAPYDPEAAERHWVALQGLFKTALPN; encoded by the coding sequence ATGCCGACTATCTCCACGACCGTCACCACCGCAGACGGCACCTGCCCCGTCACCCTGCACACCCCCAACGGCAGCGGCCCGTGGACCGGCGTCGTCATGTACGTCGACGCCGGCGGGGTGCGCGACCTCTTCCAGGACATGGCCGCCCGGCTCGCCGGTTTCGGGCACGCCGTGCTGCTGCCCGACGTGTACTACCGCCACGGCGAGTGGGAGCCGTTCGACATGAAGACGGTCTTCAACGATCCCAAGGACCGCGCACGGCTGTTCCGGATGATCGGCAGCATCACGCCCGACATGATGGCCGCCGACGCCGAGGCGTTCTTCGACTTCCTGGCCGCGCGCCCGGAGGTCAAGGGCGACGCGTTCGGCGTGTGCGGCTACTGCATGGGCGGGCGCACGTCGATCATCGTGGCCGGCCGGGTACCCGACCGGGTCGCCGCGGCGGGATCGTTTCACGCCAGCGGACTGGTCACCGACGAGCCCACCAGCCCGCACCTGCTCGCCGACCGGATCAAGGCCACCGTCTACGTCGCCGGCGCCGCCAATGACCAGGGCTTCACGCCCCGCCACGCCGAGATCCTGGACCAGGCGCTGACCGACGCGAACGTCACCCACACCGTCGAGTTCTATCCGGCCGGCCACGGGTTCGCCGTGCCCGACAACGCGCCCTACGATCCCGAGGCCGCCGAACGGCACTGGGTGGCGCTTCAGGGCCTGTTCAAGACGGCGCTGCCGAACTGA
- a CDS encoding HpcH/HpaI aldolase/citrate lyase family protein encodes MHDQEPPDQPAGSEVGFRIDPVLARSWLLVNGAQYERFEPAAKSRADIVVLDIEDAVAPKDKVTARDNVVRWLSEGHSDWVRINGFGTPWWADDLEMLAGTSVGGVMLAMVESVDHVTETANRLPNVPIVALVETARGLERITEIAAAKGTFRLAFGIGDFRRDTGFGENPTTLAYARSRFTIAAKAAHLPSAIDGPTVGHSALVLSEATAVSVEFGMTGKICLTPEQCVTVNEGLSPSPDEIAWAKEFFIEFERDGGEIRNGSDLPRIARANKILDLARAYGIEVSEFDDIDDPAHIPAPSDTYHY; translated from the coding sequence ATGCACGACCAGGAACCGCCTGACCAACCGGCCGGCAGTGAGGTCGGGTTCCGCATCGATCCGGTGCTCGCCCGCAGCTGGCTGCTGGTGAACGGCGCGCAGTACGAGCGGTTCGAGCCCGCGGCGAAGTCGCGCGCCGACATCGTGGTCCTCGACATCGAGGATGCGGTCGCCCCCAAGGACAAGGTGACCGCCCGCGACAACGTGGTCCGGTGGCTGTCGGAGGGCCACAGTGACTGGGTACGCATCAACGGTTTCGGCACACCGTGGTGGGCCGACGACCTGGAGATGCTGGCCGGCACATCGGTTGGCGGCGTGATGCTGGCCATGGTCGAGTCCGTCGACCACGTCACCGAAACCGCCAACCGGCTGCCCAACGTCCCGATCGTCGCGCTGGTGGAGACGGCGCGCGGGCTGGAGCGCATCACCGAGATCGCCGCCGCCAAGGGCACCTTCCGGCTCGCGTTCGGGATCGGAGATTTCCGCCGCGACACGGGGTTCGGCGAGAACCCCACCACGCTCGCCTACGCCCGGTCCCGATTCACCATCGCCGCCAAGGCCGCACACCTGCCGAGCGCGATCGACGGGCCGACCGTCGGGCACAGCGCGCTGGTGCTCAGCGAGGCCACTGCGGTATCGGTCGAGTTCGGCATGACCGGCAAGATCTGCCTCACCCCCGAGCAGTGCGTGACGGTAAATGAGGGGCTGTCCCCGTCACCTGATGAAATCGCTTGGGCCAAGGAGTTTTTCATCGAGTTCGAGCGCGACGGCGGCGAAATCCGCAACGGCTCCGATCTGCCCCGCATCGCCCGGGCGAACAAGATCTTGGATCTGGCGCGCGCCTACGGCATCGAGGTGTCCGAGTTCGACGACATCGACGACCCCGCACACATTCCGGCGCCGTCGGACACCTACCACTACTGA
- a CDS encoding flavodoxin family protein translates to MTKTLLVVHHTPSPATRELLEAVLEGARDPGISGVDVEVRPALAATLPDMLGADGYLFGTTANFGYMSGALKHFFDTVYYPSLDHVAGRPYGLWVHGNNDTAGAVNAVEKLATGLALAKSADALEIVGGIDREARERAYELGGTLAATLMEG, encoded by the coding sequence GTGACCAAGACGCTGCTCGTCGTGCACCACACCCCCTCGCCTGCCACCCGCGAACTGTTGGAGGCCGTCCTCGAGGGCGCCAGGGACCCCGGCATCAGCGGCGTCGATGTCGAGGTTCGTCCTGCGTTGGCCGCGACGCTGCCCGACATGCTCGGCGCCGACGGCTACCTGTTCGGCACCACCGCCAACTTCGGCTACATGAGCGGGGCCCTCAAGCACTTCTTCGACACCGTCTACTACCCGAGCCTCGATCACGTCGCCGGCCGGCCGTACGGGCTGTGGGTGCACGGCAATAACGACACCGCGGGGGCGGTCAACGCGGTAGAAAAGCTGGCGACCGGGCTTGCGCTCGCCAAGTCCGCCGACGCGCTGGAAATCGTCGGCGGCATCGACCGCGAGGCACGTGAGCGCGCCTACGAGCTCGGCGGCACCCTGGCCGCGACACTGATGGAAGGATAG
- a CDS encoding tetratricopeptide repeat protein produces MTEGGRVLRMQLLIGFMCVALVVYFLLLGRIAMAFIGTGETAAIGLGLALMAFPMIGVWAMVSTLRSGLTHQRLARIINEDGMELDISSLPRMASGRIRREAADELFVTVRKELENDPDNWRRWYRLARAYDYAGDRRRAREAMRKAVDMEARST; encoded by the coding sequence ATGACCGAGGGCGGGCGCGTCCTGCGCATGCAGCTGCTGATCGGCTTCATGTGCGTGGCGTTGGTCGTCTACTTCCTGCTGCTCGGCCGCATCGCGATGGCGTTCATCGGCACCGGCGAGACCGCCGCCATCGGCCTGGGGCTTGCGTTGATGGCCTTTCCGATGATCGGGGTGTGGGCGATGGTCAGCACGCTGCGTAGCGGGCTGACGCATCAGCGCCTGGCGCGCATCATCAACGAAGACGGAATGGAACTCGACATCAGCTCGCTGCCGCGGATGGCCTCGGGACGAATCCGGCGCGAGGCGGCCGACGAGTTGTTCGTCACCGTGCGCAAAGAATTGGAGAACGACCCGGACAACTGGCGGCGCTGGTATCGGCTGGCGCGCGCGTATGACTACGCGGGTGACCGCCGACGCGCGCGCGAGGCGATGAGGAAGGCGGTCGACATGGAGGCGCGCTCAACGTGA
- the dapB gene encoding 4-hydroxy-tetrahydrodipicolinate reductase: MRVGVLGAKGKVGATMVEAVQAAEDLTFTAGVDAGDPLSQLADADTDVVIDFTHPEAVMDNLKFLIDNGIHAVVGTTGFTDERLSQVRTWLAEKPDVAVLIAPNFAIGAVLSMHFARQAARFFGSVEVIELHHPHKADAPSGTAVRTARLIAEARKGMPPNPDATSTALDGARGADVDGIPVHSVRLAGLVAHQEVLFGTQGETLTIRHDSIDRTSFVPGVLLAVRQVAARPGLTIGIEPLLDLG, translated from the coding sequence ATGCGGGTCGGAGTGCTGGGAGCCAAAGGCAAGGTGGGCGCCACGATGGTGGAGGCGGTCCAGGCCGCCGAGGACCTGACGTTCACTGCCGGCGTCGATGCCGGCGACCCGCTGAGCCAACTGGCCGACGCCGATACGGACGTGGTGATCGACTTCACCCATCCCGAAGCGGTGATGGACAATCTGAAGTTCTTGATAGACAACGGCATTCACGCTGTCGTCGGCACCACCGGCTTCACCGACGAACGCTTGTCCCAGGTCAGGACGTGGTTGGCCGAAAAGCCGGATGTCGCGGTGCTGATCGCGCCCAACTTCGCGATCGGCGCGGTGCTCTCGATGCACTTCGCCCGCCAGGCCGCCCGCTTCTTCGGATCCGTCGAGGTCATCGAACTGCACCATCCGCACAAGGCCGACGCGCCGTCGGGCACCGCCGTGCGGACGGCCCGGCTGATCGCCGAGGCGCGAAAAGGCATGCCGCCAAACCCCGATGCCACCAGCACGGCCCTGGACGGGGCGCGGGGCGCGGACGTCGACGGGATCCCGGTGCACTCCGTGCGGCTCGCAGGCCTCGTCGCGCACCAGGAGGTGTTGTTCGGCACCCAGGGGGAGACGCTGACGATCAGGCACGACAGCATCGACCGGACGTCCTTTGTGCCCGGTGTCCTGTTGGCGGTGCGCCAGGTGGCCGCCCGCCCGGGGCTGACGATCGGCATCGAGCCCCTGCTCGACCTGGGATGA